AGCTGGCTTGTGGGTAAAgcaggcgggtgttaagaagtgcggcatggcgggtcatgttttagaggacgcatgactcgaccgtCGACTCTCCCGAGACCTTTGGgtagttgcagtgatgagacaagtaGTAAtcccgaaattggggagaaaaaatacacttaaaaaaaaaaaaaaatgtgcaagACCATGCCATGTCTTggcatgtttttatttgtttatatttTGGGAGGAAGCAGCCTGGAGATTTTGAATTTAAACCCACattaaacataattccactgaaACTATGATTTGAGAATCTTGAAGTTGATATTTCACTACGTGGGCCTTTAATAATGAGGTTGGTATACTGATGGAACCTACAGAGGACAGGTTACAGTTGTAAGGTATGTTAGGTGATTTAAATTGGAGTCTGATCTGCTGGTAATCTGGTTTTGCATGCCTTTCTTGTCTCCCTTCACAGATTATGCAGACTGTCTCTGTGGACCCCTGGGAGATTAAGCGCAGCTCTATAAAACTGGAGAGGCGCCTGGGCGAAGGTTCCTTTGGAGTGGTCTATCAAGGCCTCTATAACAACACTCCAGTTGCAGTGAAGACCCTTATACATGGTAAACACCTGGgacaagtttttccaaaaatCTGCATAAGAATGATCTAGATTCTGTAATTATCCTCTATTTGTCAATCCAGGATCCGATCAATCAGATTTTTTTTGCCAGATTTTCGGGAAAAGGATGGGATGGGATCCTTCTGATCCAGATACCACAATATCATGTTTCTACTTCTACACTGtcatagagaaacagagatgagTAAACTACATAAAAACCCAACATTTAGCTATAGCTTCAGCTATTTTTGTACTTTTCTCATTGAAAAacaatatcccaagtataaatacagtgaTGTACACACTTGAGggtaaaaaaaattatgtttggagaatttttttatattttagacACAACTGCCAaattcaaggagttggtctgattggtccactgttgtgtcatcgacatccctccctccttccaggaACAGAGGCGTGCTAGAGGCGACACTACAGACCCgagtttgatcccgggctgtccCATAgggatcgggagtcccatagggcgacgcacaattggcccagcgtcttccgggttagttgagggtttggccatcattgtaaataagaatttgctcttaactgacttgcctagttgaataaaaaaaacaattctaAGATTTAATACAATCTGATTGCCAAAATACGATTAGAAAAGTTTTTAAAAACCGAGCCCAGGTATCTTTGCTATCTGACTTGTGGACATGGTAAAGCTTGCATGTCAAAATATCAATCCCTTGTTTGTACAATTGTTATTTTGCTAATATTTATCAGTAATACTCTCTAATTCTACTGTACATTAAGGTGGCATGGCTATATTGCATTTTGTTTGTATTTGCAGACATGCAGCTGTACACAGATTTTGCCATCGCTTAGGCAATGTTAATTTGCTATCCGAGTGACGCAAACATTAGTCAATGTGGGGCCCCTGCATAATCCGGCCATGATTACCACAATTTTGAGATAGCTGGTTAGCCTAATGTAACACCTACAGCAGTGATTCCCAAACATTTTCACTCAGgcctgctccccctccctctcaagcgccaggctgcccttcattacgcacacctgtcaccatcataacgctcatcagcgctcattggactcacctggactccttccctTTGTTTATTGCCCCCTCTATAACGGTCTGCTTCCCcgtttgtttcctgtgtctgcATTAATGTCGTTATGTGTTCATGTCCACACgctgtcctgttccatgtccgTCGATATTAAATgtgcactccctgtacctgcttctcgtctctACCAGCGTCGACCCTTACACAGGCCCCCCTCTTCCTCACCGGGAAACATCCCCCGCGTGCTATGTCTATTTCTATGGATACAAGCACTGTCCATGACGACAAAAAACTGgccacacccctcttgttggcagAGAAAAGGTTTAAAGCAGGTTTAAAGCAGGTTTAAaccttatttcctgcaattctatacattttgccatgtcttatgtgtgttcatgtgatatctgagtgactcaaacattacaacaaagcCAATGAGCTAAAAATGGTGAgctgtcatgggctagttgatctggacatttctgacaagttataaatggctctctaaggtctgcaatgactgatgagaggaaaactgctgatgcactactaatttcaaaattgcaccttgtgtttTCTACTATTACAGCTTTCAAGAATAAGTTGAATGCCCGAGttccttaaaaaaaaatctacaaaataaataaacaacctTCTTTTCCTCATTTCCTCTCATAGGCACCATGGACCCTCGGGACTTCCTAAAAGAGGCCCAGATCATGAAGACTATGGAGCATCCTAACCTCATCCAGCTCTTGGCTGTCTGCACTGAAGAACCCATCTACATCATCACTGAGCTAATGAAGAACGGAAGTCTGCTGGATTACCTGAGTAAGAGTACACTGTCGTATATGAACCAGCCAAGCCCTGCAGTACACGCCCAAGAGTTTTTCCTAATGATATGACATATTATCCCATCAGAAAAATCTAAGGGTTGTAGTCTATAActttctatcaaatcaaatttcatttgccgaatacaacaggtgtaaaccttacctttaaatgcttacttacaagtccttaaccaacaatgcagttcaaggaaTAGAGTTaagatatttactaaataaagtaaaacatttaatgaaaagtaacacaataaaataacgatgctatattttatttaacaaggcaagtcagttaagaacaaagtcttatttacaatgacggcctactccggccaaacccaggcggcgctgggccaattgtgcgcttccctatgggactcccaatcacggccggatgtgatacagcctggattcgaataggtactatagtgacgcctcttgcactgagatgcagtgccttagaccgctgcaccactctggatcccagggggtaccggtaccgagtcaatgtgcgtgggtacaggttagtcgaggtaatttgtacatgtagttaggggtaaagtgactatgcatagataataaacagcgagtagcagcagtgtaaaaacaaagaacaaagggggagggtcaatgtaaatagtccgggtggtcgtttgattaattgttcagcagtcttatggtttgggagtagaagctgttaaggaaccttttggatgtagacttggcactccggtaccgcttgccgtgcggtagcagagagaactgggcgactggagtctttgacatttttatgtaccttcctctgacaccgccaggtatagaggtcctggatgctaTGTTATAGTTATCAGGTCACATGGCCAGTAAAACTCCTGCCGTTACTTTAAACCTCTCTCAAATATGGTACACAAACAATAGGACATTTTCAACAAGTGTAGAACTTTTCAACCATTTTTGTGTACCAACAGTTAAAATATGAGCTTTCATACTTCCACCGGTTCCTTTCCATTTTGAATGTGAAAATTCTACCCATCATGTCATTTTATCATCTCATCAGTGTGCCCTGTTCCCTGTTCCACAGAGGTCAGGGTTGGAAGGCTACATTTAAATGACCAGATTGAGATGGCAGCCCAAGTGGCTTCTGGGATGGCTTATCTGGAGATgaagaaatacatccacagggacCTGGCAGCCAGGAATGTGCTGGTCGGCGAGAACAACGTCTACAAGGTGGCTGACTTTGGCCTTGCCAGGGTCTTACAAGCCCCACCAATGCTTTGGAATCAGACCAACCTGTATTATATACCTGTAGGGAAAGCGATATTCCCTTTGAGATGGACGGCTCCTGAGGCCATCGCCAACGAGAAGTTCACCATCAAGTGTGACGTGTGGTCCTTCGGAATCTTGCTGTATGAGATCATGACCTTTGGGGAGATGCCCTATCCAAGTAAGACTTTCATATTTACGATTTCAACTCCACATCTCTACTTAAGAGTATACACtgggtataccaaacattaggaacaccttcctaatattgagtttaacctgtctcctcccgttCATCTATTGTAAAAACAATTTGTTGCTAAATCCAGAGAAATTACGGGCCATGTAAAACAAACTGTTGGTCACTAAATCTGTCTAGAAGGACCACGTGAAAATGGTTGGCTGGTATGCCCTCACACATCTGAGCGGTCGGCAGTGAATGCCCTCACCCGCTATGTACTTGTAACGGATTGGTTTGGTTCTGCCCACCACAGTGCTGTCCGGTCAGAACATGATGTTGAGGCCCATACTGAACACAGACACTGCTGTTTCCATTTGAAGATGTTACATGATCGTGGAAGTCCGAATGACTTGGAATCTCATTGTTGTGGTTCTATAAGACAAAGAGATGAACGCATGTAAGCAGTATTAGTTCAAGGTTATAACTATGCAATGTACATGTATGTACATGAACATGTCTAATAAAGGGCTATAAACATAGCATCAATATAAACATCAACTTAAACATTCACCTcttggagagagcgagagaaaccaATTACTTGGATTGACAAAGGGTCAATATTTAGAGCACCCTCTCTCCAGCCTTGTGTGAGAATTTGCCAGGCTGAGACCTTATCAGATCTGCCCTGGCGCCACAGGTTGGTAAATTACTCTGTGCATGAGCAAGCTCCAAGAACTGTCTGGGATGACTCTAGAAGCTCACGCATGGCAGCTCAATAAAACCCCTTAATATGGTAAGCCATCCCAGAAGCCACTTGGGCTGCCATCTCAATCTGGTCATATAAGCGTAGCCTTCTATGGAAAATGCTGTGGGAGCGTGTGCATGTGAAAGACTATGTTTACCAATACAACAAGTAAACCACTTCTGCAAAAGTACTTGTGCAACCAATGCAAAAACACTTCTGGCAGTACGGAATAATACCTCGTACAGTAAACAAAAGGCAAAGCAAATTTGGCAACTCTAACATTAAAGAATAGGAACAGCCATAAAGTAGAACATATGTCTGAAAGTTATCAAAGTAACAGTAAGTAATTAGTGGTAATGATATATTATTACACTGCATGTAAAACCTCCAATAAACCCCCCATGCAACTTACATTTCGATACGTGCACAACATTCAGACATTTGTGGTACTGCCGACAATAACAAAGTCCTCTGAAACATGCGTGTTCTCCCTTCAGACGACAAAAAACTCTGACCTGAATGGGCGGGTGCAGTTTCTATCTACTCTTTTGACGCTGCGCTACATTCCCCAGGTTTGATTGTTTTACTGTCTGAACTCAGTTGCATTACACTGTAACTAGTTCATCTTATTGTTTCAGACATGAACAACTCCGAGGTGAAACAGAAGGTTCCCAAGGGGTACAGGATGCCTTGCCCTGTTAAACCCTACTGTTCCAAAGACATGTACAAGATCATGTTGGACTGCTGGAAGGAGAATAAAAATGACAGGCCCACTTTCGAGGCTCTGAAAATGAGTCTGAGGAACGTTAGAGGTTGAAGATTTATGTAATCACTCTTGAGTATCGATTAAATAGCAGTAATTAAATGTTAGTCTTGTTTCTCAGCTCTGTCATCTCTTTTTGAGAGTCTGGAATGTTCCTTAGTGTTGTGTGTTACTGAAGACTATCTTAAATTGCTACCATGACCACATTGCTGATTTTACTGACTGCGCTGTGAAGGGATAAAAGTTGATGTCATCTCTGCTGTCTTCAGACATGGTGTGTGCTTCCAAATTAAACATTTTCTTTCTGCCTTTACACCATTGTCCAATTTCATAATTTCATCTTTGATTCTACACTTAAGAATAAGACAATTCCCAACACTAGTAGTACAGTATACTAACTAGCCTAGAATCTGGCCACACTGAATATCTCTCAATTTCACTATTACTCAACCTCAGTGTAGATTCCAGGTTATGCTTGAAACAAAATGTCAAAGTAGTAAATAATCGGGTTATCTTCCCTGGTCCTTTATTGGTAACACTACCCTTTATAAGGGTTTATAAGTAAGGGTCATAGTTTATAACAATGAAAGATGTCCATCCTAACCTTATACAACACAGGACCATTACAGATTAAAAACAGTCTTGATAATAGTTTTTTGGACAGATGAGAGACAAAAGAAAGTAATGTAGCCTCTTGGGTTCTGATGGGCTACCGCAGTTGAAATAAGCTCATGTGGCATTTATGAGTTATATtctcaagaatcaatgggtacatttcATTAATGtacaagtccaaaaatggatgtatctactgctgattgcccctttaacagtAAGATTCATATCGGCCTACGTAGGTTTTGTGTGAATAAAATATAAGTCTACTAGCTAGTTTTAATTTATATTAAAATGCGTTTAAGGATAATACGAACTTGGTAAGACCATGTACGCTTTCCGTacaaacttctttttttttactaacAATTCCAACATGGCTGCGATCAGGAGTGGAGTGACTCCGGGTTGTCTAACGAGATGTTTTTTAAGACAAAGTGGAATATCAAGTGCAGGCAACGCTtcatttacagagagatggaaCCAGGTTTGACTTGTGCTCTTGAATTCGTGTGTTTGTCTGGCGTCAAGCAGTAACAGCGATTCTAAACAGCACGCCAAGCGCATGTCTGTGACTTTGACAATgtccagctaacgttagctagcaagtgaaTTAACATTTGTATCAACATCTAGCTACATGCCACACACAGGAATCGGGGAATATGATTGTTCGCATGTATGCTTACATCATTGTTGATAGTTGATTGGGTCGCCTGTCTACATACACAATTTGACATGTCCAGACAGTCAATTATGACATGCTAACTAGTTAGCTGGTAGCTAAAGTTAGCTTGTTACCGGCTGAAATGGGAACGCTAACGTTGGCTTGTTACCGGCTGAAATGGGAACGCTAACGTTGGCTTGTTACCGGCTGAAATGGGAACGCTAACGTTGGCTTGTTACCGGCTGAAATGGGAACGCTAACGTTCGCTTTCTATGAATGATACAGCCTTGTGATATGTAAACATGTATATGACAAGCAAACAATAACGTTGTGTATGAGCCCTCCTCAGCCCTCAAGTCAACATATTTCTTGAGATTTGTGATATGGTGATCATTCCGTCAGACTATTGAAACAAACCACAATACAGCTCTCATAGCTAGAAATATGTAACGTTCAGTCTATTGACTCTGTTGCAATTGCTGCTGCATTGTCAAAGTCAACCTATCCTGCAATGAGCCACACGGTAAAGTGGACCAGAAGGTGGTGGTGTATCTTCATCTGAGGGTTGTAAACATGCGATTGTTGTTCGTGTACTGTAGTTCATTGTAGGCCATTCATGTTATTGTGCCCCCCTCCTAAACAGAGGTTTCTACAGAGATCCCATCTTCACACAGTAATAGAGTGCAGGAGTCCTACAACTAGAGCTGTTCTCGGTCGACGTCACAATGGGCGGTTATTATTGGTCAGCGCAGTGTCCGTCAGGCACAACAGCTCACAGGTGAGTCGGTGTCAAATTACAGCACAGTGTTGGCTTTCCCACCTGACTACATTACAGACGTTGCGTTACGTCATCCAATGGGTTTGTGTGCAACGCCATTGACTGCAGTTGGGAACCATATTGCTATGTCATACGATGTGGAAAGCTGATAGGTTAAACCCTTTATTCAAGCATTGTGATATCTGGCAGGCGTCTGCATTGTAGTCAGGCAGGAACAGCCAAGTAAAGTATTTTAGAACATTACACCAGAGGATGCACCTTGATCAATTGCCTAGAAAGTTGGTACATTTGGTCAAACTCTAAGACACTTCCTCTGGGATAATAGTTTGTCCTGTCCCTTTTGGACATCCTTCCACCTGGTGTGGGAAAGAGTTGATCACCACCATATAAAATAAAAGCTATGTTATATTTTCAGGTCCCAAGTGAAAGTATTCCTACGGCAACTCCAGTGCTGGAAGCATCCATTGCCAGCCCTGTCGTCGTTGACCCCGCCTCTATTACCACAGAGCCAATCGCCGAGCAGGTGTTAGAGGCTGCACCAACCGCAGTGGATATTCTGCAGGGAGTGGGAGCAGAGCTGAGCCTATCAGAGCTGGGCCTGGGGAGCGCCACTCCTGTTGGCCTGGTCCAGAACCTACTGGAGTTCATGCATGTGGACATTGGGATGCCGTGGTGGGGAGCCATTGTTGTAGGTGAGGCAACCTCATCATCAGAACTCTCACTGTGGTTTGCCTCAGCCTGTCTAGCTTATTAAAGTCACCAGACTTCAGTCAGCTACCAGACTTCTATCTATTCTGAGTTTTCTTATGTccatttctgtttctctcctacaaacacactaaaacacacacacaccccaggcaCAGTGCTGGCTCGCATCATGGTGTTCCCGGTCATCGTGAAGGGTCAGAGGGAGGCGGCCAAGCTGAACAACGTTATGCCAGAGATGACTAAACTCACCAACAAAATGAACGAGGCCAAACAGAGTGGAAACAAGTTCGACTGTtagttttctctctttctttctttcctgctCAACTCATTTCCATTTCATGACTCATCTGGATCATCCCTCTGCATTTATCCACTATGTAACTCCTCATTCATGTTACATTGCAACTCAGTATCAGTTTTAGTGTGTGATGTCTCCCTCAGTTTCAAGGTaatatgtctgtgtgtctcctaGTTGCTAAGGCGTACTCTGACCTGACCATGTTCCAGAAGAAACATGACGTCAACCCTCTCCGTGGTTTCCTTGTCCCTTTGGTGCAGGTAAATTAcagcgctctgtctctctcgctcgccgtctctctccatctgtctccgtctctctctctctccacctctctctctccctgtctctctcgctccccatctctctctcccaggtatCTATAGTATCTCCTTAATGTTTTATGCTTTGTCAATGTTTTTACACCTCTCTGTCActacctccccccctctctctatctccctctcctcctttccagaCTCCAGTCTTTATCTCCTTCTTCATCGCTCTCAGAAAGATGTCCTACCTCCCTGTCCCCAGTATGCAGACAGGAGGTTGCTTGTGGTTCTTAGACCTCACAGCAGCAGACCCTTTCTACATTCTCCCCATTGCTGTGACCGGGACCATGTTCGCTATACTGGAGGTATGGTAATGGTGTTGCCGCGTCTACTAGGAAAGTATTTTCTAGTGGTCAGTTGATGATTTTAGAGGCCAGCTGTCTTGACTTGAATTAATAAAATGGACAATCAAAttgacaatttaaaaaaataaatttatAGAATCACGCAAAAATATGAATAATATTGTCATTGATTACATTGTATTTACATTGGAATAACAGTATTGAGCCTAAATAACACCTACCTGTTGTCTGTTTGCCTGTCTTCTCCTCAGCTGGGGGCAGAGTCTGGTGTGGACAACCCTAACCTGAAAGCCATGAAGACAGTGTTCAGAATCATGCCCTTCGTCATCCTCCCTCTCACCATTAACTTCCCCACGGTCagtctctcgcactctctctctgtctctctgtagcctacacacacagcacGGTCCCTGCTAGAGCGGTACCTCTCTCTACGTCCTCTCCCTCGCACTTTATCTGCTCCAGTTAATAAAGTAGCTTAAAAATAGccttttctgctgcttccctcactcggACCGGGCCTGGACCCGACCAGGTCTTTACAGAATGGGTGTAGTTGTCTTTTGGACCGTTCGGAAGTGGGTTTCTATAttcattatttatatatatacatgtgtgtgtgtattttttttatttttagatatACTGGGTCCAGGTGGAAAAGCCCCAGGTCTATTTCAGGAACGGGTTCAACATTTTGGACCCATGAAGGCCTGTACGCTCTCGCTCGCTCCCCCCTGTGGCAATATCATAATATTACATCACATCCTCTACAAACAATAACATGTATTTAGTAGCCCTGGATACGC
This Oncorhynchus clarkii lewisi isolate Uvic-CL-2024 chromosome 21, UVic_Ocla_1.0, whole genome shotgun sequence DNA region includes the following protein-coding sequences:
- the LOC139379193 gene encoding tyrosine-protein kinase SRK2-like encodes the protein MARRSVTSTTELRPNKERDQQEREQQIMQTVSVDPWEIKRSSIKLERRLGEGSFGVVYQGLYNNTPVAVKTLIHGTMDPRDFLKEAQIMKTMEHPNLIQLLAVCTEEPIYIITELMKNGSLLDYLKVRVGRLHLNDQIEMAAQVASGMAYLEMKKYIHRDLAARNVLVGENNVYKVADFGLARVLQAPPMLWNQTNLYYIPVGKAIFPLRWTAPEAIANEKFTIKCDVWSFGILLYEIMTFGEMPYPNMNNSEVKQKVPKGYRMPCPVKPYCSKDMYKIMLDCWKENKNDRPTFEALKMSLRNVRG
- the LOC139379412 gene encoding mitochondrial inner membrane protein OXA1L, with amino-acid sequence MAAIRSGVTPGCLTRCFLRQSGISSAGNASFTERWNQRFLQRSHLHTVIECRSPTTRAVLGRRHNGRLLLVSAVSVRHNSSQVPSESIPTATPVLEASIASPVVVDPASITTEPIAEQVLEAAPTAVDILQGVGAELSLSELGLGSATPVGLVQNLLEFMHVDIGMPWWGAIVVGTVLARIMVFPVIVKGQREAAKLNNVMPEMTKLTNKMNEAKQSGNKFDFAKAYSDLTMFQKKHDVNPLRGFLVPLVQTPVFISFFIALRKMSYLPVPSMQTGGCLWFLDLTAADPFYILPIAVTGTMFAILELGAESGVDNPNLKAMKTVFRIMPFVILPLTINFPTAVFTYWMTSNCFSLAQVALLKHPLVRRKLRIPERIEHPTSALPQNDGFFETIKKGWKNAQLAQQLEERERRIKNHLDIASKGPLRQTFTHNPLQQSTPSIAAATTKSAKAKQASPATGGKKRPWEETIG